From Juglans regia cultivar Chandler chromosome 6, Walnut 2.0, whole genome shotgun sequence, the proteins below share one genomic window:
- the LOC109011426 gene encoding serine decarboxylase, translating into MVDVSVESGGAVEILLEKFDPTAVVAEPLPPVVISNEKANGREIVLGPNVHTTCLAVTEPDADDEFTGDKDAYMASVLARYRKTLLERTKCHLGYPYNLDFDYGALAQLHHFSINNLGDPFIESNYGVHSRQFEVGVLDWFARLWEIEKSEYWGYITNCGTEGNLHGILVGREVFPDGILYASQESHYSVFKAARMYRMECVKVGTLVSGEIDCADFKVKLLANKDKPAIINVNIGTTVKGAVDDLDLVIQTLEENGFNHDRFYIHCDGALFGLMMPFVKRAPKVTFKKPIGSVSVSGHKFVGCPMPCGVQITRLEHINALSRNVEYLASRDATIMGSRNGHAPIFLWYTLNKKGYKGFQKEVQKCLRNAHYLKGRLHASGISAMLNELSSTVVFERPLDEEFVRRWQLACQGNIAHVVVMPNVTIEKLDDFLNELVEKRSSWYQDGEVKPPCIAADIGSEGCLCTLHK; encoded by the exons ATGGTTGATGTGAGCGTAGAGAGCGGTGGTGCGGTGGAGATCCTGTTGGAGAAGTTCGATCCGACGGCAGTGGTGGCTGAACCGTTGCCTCCGGTGGTGATATCGAACGAGAAAGCGAACGGCCGGGAGATCGTGCTGGGACCGAACGTGCACACCACTTGCCTGGCCGTTACGGAGCCCGATGCAGACGACGAGTTCACAGGGGATAAGGACGCCTACATGGCTAGCGTCTTGGCTCGTTACAGAAAGACCCTCCTCGAAAGGACCAAATGCCATTTAG GTTATCCTTATAATCTGGACTTCGATTATGGTGCTTTGGCACAGTTGCATCATTTCTCCATTAACAATCTTGGCGATCCTTTTATTGAGAGCAACTATGGTGTCCATTCAAGGCAGTTTGAGGTTGGCGTTTTGGATTGGTTTGCTCGTCTTTGGGAAATAGAGAAGAGTGAATATTGGGGATACATCACAAATTGTGGTACAGAAGGCAATCTTCATGGGATTTTAGTTGG GAGGGAAGTGTTCCCAGATGGGATTTTGTATGCGTCACAGGAGTCACATTATTCTGTTTTTAAAGCAGCAAGAATGTATAGAATGGAGTGTGTGAAGGTTGGCACTCTGGTTTCTGGTGAGATTGATTGTGCAGATTTTAAAGTTAAACTACTAGCTAATAAAGACAAACCGGCCATCATCAACGTCAAtatag GGACAACTGTCAAAGGAGCTGTTGATGATCTTGATCTTGTGATACAAACTCTTGAAGAAAATGGATTCAACCATGATCGGTTCTACATTCATTGTGATGGAGCTTTGTTTGGACTTATGATGCCTTTTGTCAAACGT GCACCGAAAGTCACTTTCAAGAAGCCCATAGGAAGTGTGAGCGTTTCAGGCCATAAGTTTGTTGGATGTCCAATGCCTTGTGGCGTCCAGATAACAAGGCTGGAGCACATCAATGCCCTGTCGAGGAATGTTGAGTACCTTGCTTCAAGGGATGCCACAATAATGGGGAGCAGGAATGGTCATGCTCCTATCTTTCTCTGGTACACCCTCAACAAAAAGGGCTACAAGGGGTTCCAGAAAGAAGTCCAGAAATGCCTTAGGAATGCTCACTACTTGAAGGGCCGCCTACATGCTTCAGGGATCAGTGCCATGCTGAACGAGCTCAGCAGCACAGTTGTGTTTGAGCGACCTTTGGATGAGGAGTTTGTTCGCAGGTGGCAGTTAGCTTGTCAAGGAAATATTGCACATGTGGTGGTGATGCCCAATGTCACCATTGAGAAGCTGGATGATTTCTTGAATGAATTGGTCGAAAAACGCTCGTCCTGGTATCAGGATGGAGAAGTCAAGCCCCCTTGTATTGCAGCGGATATTGGGAGCGAGGGTTGTCTTTGTACTCTGCACAAGTGA